The Candidatus Scalindua japonica sequence TTATAATTAACAGTTCAAACGAGTGACTAAAGGAAAAAAAAGATTTGTTTTCTACCACAACTTTAGCCCACTTCAAACTTTCTGCCCGATTTCGTCATTCAGGCGAGTAGGTGCTTTTAACTTTTATAGTATAAAGGAGTGTGTTGAAATGAAAAGCTATCGAAAAGAGTTATCGTTTAACGTTACAAAGAGAAGGGAGTTTATAAACATTACTCCTGAAGTAAATTCCTGTCTCAAACAGAGCGGTATACGAGAAGGGCTCGTCCTGGTTAATGCCATGCATATTACCGCTTCTGTCTTTATAAATGACGATGAATCCGGCCTTCATTACGATTATGAGGAGTGGCTGGAAAAGCTGGCGCCTCACGAGCCACTTTCACAATACCGTCATAACAATACGGGAGAGGATAATGGAGACGCGCACCTCAAGCGTCAGGTTATGGGTCGTGAAGTCGTTGTCGCCATCACCGAAGGCAGATTAGACTTTGGGCCATGGGAACAGATATTCTATGGAGAGTTTGATGGCAGACGGAGAAAGAGGGTCCTGGTGAAAATTATTGGTGAATAAAAATTTGTGTTTGCAAATTGGTTATTGAATATCTCTGTGGACATCCTGTTATTCAAAAACCATTTTAAAATATTACGTAAAGGCAGCATGGACAAACTTGTTTGTCCATGCTGTTCATCCTGACAGTTTCTTACGGCTCGGTCTCCGGCAGCGCCAGACTCAACCGTTCATGACTTTGTACCATGCGGAATTGTGGTTTTTTGATAACATTTACACCGACAAATACTTCCATACTTTTCAGGAAGCTTCGGCATTCATCGCTGAGATGTTTCAGGTGTAGCCGTTTACCTATATTAAAATATCGATCTGAGAGTGATTTGATCGCTTCAAGCCCTGACTGGTCGCACACCTTTGAATGCCTGAAATCTATGACTACATTATCCGGGTCCTTATGCGGATCAAAAGATTCAAGAAATTTTCGCACTGATCCGAAAAACAATGGACCAGACAGTCCATATACACATAACCTTGGCGTTTCTACGAGTAAATTCAGTTGGATAGTCTTTCCGCTTTTCCACGCAAAAACCAACGCGGAAACGATAACACCCGCAGCCACCGCAATCGCAAGATCGGTAAACACCGTTACACCCGAGACGAGGACTAATACGAACGCGTCGGCACGTGGCATCTTGTGAACAATACGGATGCATGACCATTCGAAAGTACTCAAAACAACCATAAACATAACCCCTACCAATGCGGCAAGTGGGATCATTTCAATATACTTCGACCCAAATAGAATACACAAAAGAAGAAAAATCGCGGCAGAAATACCGGATAACCTGCCCCGACCACCGGAATTTACATTTATCATGCTTTGTCCTATCATGGCACATCCTCCCATTGTACCAAAGAAACCTGCAACTACATTTGCGATACCCTGTCCAAAGCACTCCCTGTTGCTCTGTCCGCGAGTCTCTGTTATTTCATCCACCAGTGACAATGTCATCAGAGACTCCAGAAGACCAATTGCCGCAAGAATAAGGGAATAGGGCCAGATGACACTCAGAGTATGCCAGTTCAGAGGAATCATGGGAATGTGAAATTGTGGCAACCCTCCGGCAACAGATGCCATGTCTTTTACCTGAAGCGTATCTACATTAAATCCAATCACTACTGCAGAAATCACTAAAATAGCAATCAGTGGTGCTGGGACCGCGCGTGTCAACCGAGGTAGAAAATGAATGATAACCATTGTCGCTACAACCAGCCCTATCATAAGATATAACGTTTCGCCCTGCATCCATGCCAACACATTCCCTTCACCGGACAACTTAAAATGTCTCAACTGAGAGAGAAAAATTACAATCGCAAGACCATTGACAAACCCCAGCATAACAGGATGAGGCACCAGACTGATATACTTACCCAGACGTAAAATCCCCGCGGTTATCTGAATAATTCCCATCAATACAACCGCCGCAAATAGATATTCAACTCCGTTCTTCGCGACAAGTTCAATCATCACTACAGCCAGAGCACCTGTAGCGCCTGAGATCATCCCCGGCCTGCCTCCGCCTACTGCAGTGATAAGCCCTACTATGAAGGCCGCATATAAACCGACCAGAGGATCGACGCCGGCAACAAAGGAAAACGCAACCGCCTCCGGTACTAATGCCAGCGCGACAGTAAGACCGGACAGCAAATCGTCCTTTATATTAACTTGTCTTTGAATATAGACGTTAAACATGGTATTACAAATATAATAATACTATTATCTTAAAGGAAATACAGATGTGTTATGCATACAAAAAAACAGAGGAGAGTGAAGTGCCCTTTACATAAGTCACCAAATCTGATAGACAGAAAAAAATTTCTAAGTTATAAAACGCCCTGTGCCTGAATAGGAATAAGGTGGAAAAAGTTCTTACTGCATTTATGCACACAAAGAAACAAAATGCAATTTTATGGTATTTAAATTTTCGTGTCAACAGTAATATTCCATTGCCCCTGAAAATCAGAATACACCAACGACTTATCATTATTCCTTTCTTTTATTTTCTTTGCAACCTGGAGCTTACAGTCCGATGCGTGGGGAGTGTCTGTAAGTAAAACAATGGCTACGGATGTTAGCACCCGTTCATTCTCAGTTGTATGGATGGCTGATGGACCATTTATACCTCAACTTGAGGTGTTTTCAGACCCGGACGGTCTTAATCCCATCTCAGTTTCTGTCACAAATGTCAGTCAAAACTACCCTCCCGCGGAAGACCTGGGGGTACTCAAAGTTACCGTCACCGGGCTTACTTCCGGCACAACATATTATTACCGCACGACAACCACTTCTAAAGGAGGTGGTAATGATCGTGTGTATCCGGTCACCACTCCTCTGCCTTCTGTGACAACAGAAATCCTGGTCAAAAGGACAATTACGTCGGGTGAGGACGAGGTGCCATTTACAAACGATCTGTTAACAATAGATGTATTTCAGGAAGACGGTGTTACAATCGCTGACGGGGCGCTGATAGTGTTGGACATCGCCGGCGCTGATTATCCAATTTCTGCCTTCGTTGGAATGGGTACTCTCTCCCCGGCAACTATACTTGATTTAAATAATGTATTCGATAAAAATGCTCATGAGAGCATGGATCTGAAAGGTAATGAAAGTACAGCATTGAGACTGATTGGGGGGGGGCCCTGGGTAATACATATATTTCCATTAATATCCCTGTTGAAAGTGGTAAAGCGGAAGTAGTCTCCTCTGACGTCACATCTATGGCATTGAAAACAGATACAGATGGTGACGGCGTCACTGATGGTATAGACATTAATCCATGCAAGGGTGGCAATATTATTGATTGCGATGATAACTGTAAAGACATACCCAATCCCACCCAGGAAGATCTGGATAATGATGGTGTTGGTGATGTGTGTGAAATAATTATTGTGCCTGATGTTATTGGCCTTTCTGAAGCTGATGCGGAAGCTGCTATTACAGGAGTTGGGCTTATAGTTGGTGCCAAAACACCTGGGCTAAATGAAAACGAAAAATATGATAAAGTTGTTAGTCAAAATCCCGCACCCGGAACAGAAGTGTTTGGCAGTACCCAGGTTGATATCGAATTTTCAGTAGTATTAATCATAGTTGTTCCTGATGTAACAGGAATGGAACAGGGTGAGGCGGAAGAGACCATTACTGGCAGTGATCTCACAGTGGGAACAGTAACTATTGGATACAGTGAAGTAGTCCCGAAAGACCATGTGATCAGCCAGTATCCTCTTGCGGGAACTATTGCGGAGGTGGGCGATACTGTTAGTCTTGTTATTTCTGCTGTCTCTGAGATAAGGACAGTACCTTTACTGGAAGGACAGTGTCAGATCGATGCGATTGAGACAATATTATCAGAAGCTGAGCTTGTTTTGGGAACAATAGATACGCAATATTCAGATACCGTTCCTGCTGATTGCGTGATATCTCAGGACCCGGGACCTGGTACTGAGGTTACAGTTGGCTCAGAAGTACATATAACGATTTCCATCGGCCAGGCGCCTGTTGCTGTGCCGGTAGTAACTGAGTTGACACTCTCAGAGGCACAAGAAGTAATTAATGCAGCGAGGCTTGTAATTGGAAGTGTAAGTACTGCAATGAGTAATACCATACCTGTTGGTCAAATTATGGGACAGACCCCCGTTGGTGGAACTGAAGTTACGGTAGGTAGCGCTGTGGATCTGGTAATCTCTTATGATACCAATTATGAAGATGGTAAAGGGTGGCGGCGTAAGGGGTTTGATCCTGGCGGTACATCTAATTATCCGTTTGATGCCAGTCCAAACCCTGGTGGGTTAAACCTGCTATGGCAAAAACCAGATCTGAACAACTCTGTTGTTCTGACATCAGATCTAAATGGTGATGAGGTCCTTGATATTGTTGCTTCGGATGGTACGGTACTGGTTGCTTATGACGGTCAAGGAATTGAATTATGGAAGCAACAGACTTCACCACGTCTCTGCTATATTGGAGATATTGATGGTGATTTGCAGCCAGAGGTCTTTGTCACTTATAAAGATAATGAAAATCATCTCAAAGTGACATATACAATTCGGATGGAACATTTGATAAGACCCTGGATAGAGGACAAAGCGGATTTGATAGCTATATGATTGTATTAACCCATTACGTTGATTATTTAATCGTGGGTTACGGATCTGGATTAAGTTTGTCACCTCGTGGTGTAGGTATTCTCAGATACAGTTCGGGAGAAGAGGACTCGTACTTTGCAACAGGTGGTGGTGGTATATGGAGTACATTTGGTTGTGGTCCTACTGACAATGATGGCAAGCTTAAGATAGCGCTGCCATGGGGAACTCCACACAACGGCGCATTTGTAAATAGGACTACAGACCTTGATTTGTTCGGTATACTTGTTGAAGCTGATATTACTTCCAGTCCCGCAACCATTAATTCACAATTTATTAAACAGATAAGTACGTGGAATCAATTAACTAACCCCAATGGGTACAATTCAGCGATGATGCCTGACCTTAACGGTGACGGTTTTGCGGAGGTACTGTTTAGAGGGGCATGACTCGGTATACTACACGGGTATACAACATTTATATAACGTTTCTACTACTGGTGAGATGCTTTCCTCCTGGCAAGGGTCAGCCAACGGATGGTTCCCTCTCGGGACTGTTATAAATGACATCAATAATGATGGCATTAAGGAGATAGCGATGTCTGCTTATGATAGTGAAACTGTATCAATAATTGATAGTTCCTCTTTTACGACAACAGTTGAAGAATATGGGATTGGGAGGGTCATTGGTTCTACAGATTTTGATGGAGACGGTAAAGATGAAATAATTGTTCACCAATCCAGCTCAGGTGATATCAGGGTGCTTAATGGAGAAGATCTGTCTGAGATCGGCAAATGGAATGTGGGAGAATTCTTTCCAATGAAATCTAACACTGATTTTCTTAACAGGTTCGCAATTTCTGATGTTACAGGTAACGGTAAGCTGGAACTTATTATTGGTTCTAATAACGGGATTTATGCTTTAGAGTCATCATCTGTAATGCCTGACCTGCCTCCTATCCAGGACCTGCGCGCGAGGGCTAAATCCGGCAAGGTCCAAATTCTCTGGACGCCGGTACCAGGAGCGGAACACTATATGATATACAGGAAGAATGGCAACGAAGATTATGAACTGATCAAGGATGAGCATTTTACCGACTATTGTGCCTATGTAGACATCAACCTTACAAATGGGGTTGAATATTGTTACAAAGTATTATATGTAAATGATAAAGGTCAGAAATCATTGGTTTCCAATGAGACATGTGCCACACCAGGAGCAAGAAGAAGACGAAGAAGATAAGCATTACAATGTGATCTGAAAAGAGTAGGTCAAATCTTTCAAAATGTCAAATAATACTCTATGTAAGAAATAGACAGGAAAGGAGAAATTAAAAATGCAGATGGATTCAGATGCTTATAAAGATTGGCTGAGTTGTAAAAAAGACATTTATGATGAGGTCTTTAAAGATGAAGTTAAATAGAGGAAATATAGTCATCTGTAAAGTCCCAATGCCATCAGAAAAATTGAAGGAGTTCAAACTAAGACCCGGCCTGATTATTTCAAAAGATCTGAACAATAAAAAACCCTGCCCCCTCTATAAATTTTGAGATATTTCTTGACATGCAATCCTGAAGGTATATACTGGTTGGTATATTACAAATCCAAGGGAATATACATTATGAAAACCGCAAAACTATTTATGAATGGACGAAGTCAGGCCGTAAGACTTCCCAAATCCTGTCGATTAGATGGAACGGAGGTGTTTATTAAGAAAACAGCCGAAGGGATACTCCTGATTCCAAAAGACCAATCAGTATGGGAAACCTGGGAGCAAAATCTTCAAAAATATAATGACTCTTTTATGGAAGAAAGAAATCAACCAACCAGCCAGCAAAAAAGAAAAGAGATAGATGCGTTATTTGATTGATACTAATATTTGTATTTATCTCATGAACCAAAGGCCACTCCACTTGATTCAAAAATTAAAACAATTTCCTATTGGAGATATAGGAATTTCATCAATTACACTTGCAGAACTCCAATATGGTGTATCAAAGAGCAAAAAGAAAGAAAAAAATCAAACCCGATTAAATGAATTTCTCATTCCATTTGAAATATTGCCTTTTGATGAAAGGCATACCATTACTTATGGTGAAATACGTTCTCAACTTGAGAAGACAGGAAAAATTATTGGCCCGTTGGATTTATTGATAGCAGCACATTCTTTAACCGAACAGCTAGTGTTAATTACAAATAACGATAAAGAATTTAAACGGGTAAAAGGACTAAATATAGAAAATTGGACAAAATAACAAAGAGACACTAAAATAACTAGTCCACCTTAAAAACGTGAAATAGTGTTCCATAGCACACATTACATCTAAGATAATATTCTCGCAAAATCCACAAGAACAATAACGTCTTTACTTTTTTACGAATGTATCGCCCCCCCCCTATACTTCCGGAATCTGAATATACACGTGTCCCATGCGCCACAGGCTCAGGAGGAAGTTGCGGATAAAAAGAGTCAGGTTTTCTTCCGTCTCTCTTACTCCACAATTTGATACGATTTCCTTAACGGTATTTTTGCCGTTAAACAGATGAAATATTCCTGTCTGACTTTCGTTGAGTGAAACCGGTGGATAAGGCTTACGAGTGATCATGGCAGGTTTGTCTGCCGCAGGATCAGCAGCGGTAAATTCATGTATACGCTGGTGAGGAATAATATCAGGAAACCGTGGTCCGTCAAAGTCAATGATGTATGATTCAGGCAGGACCTCTTTTTTACCGACATAAAACAGATGCATTCGGATCTGGCTGTGAAGAAGCTCCATTACCTTCCAGATATCTTCTTCCGGCAAGGATTGTATTCGTGAGAAAAGAGGGCTGCTCTCCGGAATCTGACCTTCAGGATAGTAATCATATCTGTTAATCCAGCCTCGAAATACCATCCCCCCATGTTCAACAAATTCCAGGCAATCCTGGACGGTATACGGCCTGTCCATCCCATGCAGAAAAGAGTCTACTATTCCGGCATCAAACCTCATGTCGCTGTTATTATCTATGTAGTGATGTGCGAGATGTTGCGGATGCAGATCCTGCAAGGCCTGCTTAACCGACTGAACATCTTCATCTCCCTGTTCAAATCCCAGCTGGTGAAAAAGAGATTGAAGCATATACGTTCCGGCACGGCCGTAAAGACCATAAAGCATAAGCGCCATGACGCCATCAGGCTTCAGAACGCTTTTAAGTGAAGCAAGACCGGCCTGTGGGTCCGGCAGGTGATGCAGCACACCGGAGGATTCTATAAAATCAAATTCCTGACCAAGTTCAGATACCGATTCTATACGCATCTGATGCAGAGTCAGGTTAGTTAAACCATGCTTCTCTTTGAGAAACTCTTCATGTTTCAGACTGGCAGTGCTGAGATCAATTCCTGTAACAGTAGATCTCGGATGTTCATAAGCAAATCTTGCCGCCGCATTGGCACCACAACCCGCTATAAGAATATCAAGCTTTTTGTTGTAACGTTTTAAATAGCTACCGTCAGGCCAATACATCAAATGTACCATTCGGACACTTGTAGCATCAGCCCTTCCCTTAGCCCTCTCTTCTGCCAGATCTTTGACAGGTTCCGGATAGACCCACTTTTCGTACTGGCTGGCAACAATGTCCTTGTTATGTTCTTCCATACAATTGACCTTTCCAGACCGACTCCTTAATCTTTTCAACAATGTCATATACTACGGGTATCAGTATGAGGGTAAGGAGTGTGGAGAAAAGTAATCCACCTATTACTGTAATACCCATAGGCATCCTGAGCTCCGCACCTTCTCCCATACCCAACGCCAATGGCAGTAACCCAAGTATGGTAGTGGTGGTCGTCATCATTATCGGACGTAGCCGTATCTTGCCCCCCTCGATAATAGCTTCACGTCTTGGCATTCCCTCATTGATGCGGGAGTTAATGCAATCAACAAGAATAATCGCATTATTTACAACAATACCTGCCAGCATAACAACGCCTATCAATACTATGACGCTTACCGGTTTTGCAGTTATAAACAATGCCATTGCCACACCAACCATGGCAAATGGTATAGTAAACAATATTACTAAAGGATTAAGGAGTGATTCAAATTGTGACGCCATTACGATATAAACCAGAAATACTGCAAGGAGTATTGCAAAGGTCATGCTGGAAAATGCCACAAGCATCTCACGGCTCTGACCACTTACACATATCTCATAACCATCAGGAGTCCTTATATTCAAAATCTTATCCTCTATGTCAGTTACTGAGCTACGCAAATCCCTGCCAACAAGATTTGCGGACACTATGGCAACGCGTTCCTGATTAAGACGTCTTATTTCACCTGGGCTTTTCTTAACAGTAATAGCTGCAACTGAAGCCAGAAGAATTGGCCTCTCACCTTCAGGGTTTACTACTAAATTTTCCAAATCTTCTACACTTCCAATATCTTTTTTCCTGGCACGTACCCGGATATCAATCTTTCTGTCTCTTTTAGAAAATTCTGTGCTGACATTGCCAAGAACAGTATCACGGACATTATTGGCAATTGTGTTTAAATTTAATCCAAGTTGTGACAGTTTTTGTCTGTCAAAAATAATTTGAACTTCCGGTATCCCCTCCTCTATCGTAGACTTAATATCCGCAAGCCCTTCTACCTCTTCCATTTCATCCATAACCGATTCTGATAACCTTTCAATTACATTAAGGTTATAACCCTTTATCTCGACTTCAATCGGCGTTGCATAACTGAAATAGGTCGGTCGCAGGAATTTATACTCGACTGCCGGAAGCGGCTTCAACCTTTCTCTCAATCTGGCCATTACATCTTCCTCCAACCTGCGATTAGATTTCTCTCTCAAACTTATATTAATTTCTCCAACATTCTCCCTCTCCTCTGCTATAGTCCCACCCGCTTGACTGGTCGATCCGGATATCGTGTATATTTTCTCTATCTCCGGATCATTACTTACTACTTCTTCAATCTCCTTAACGGCAATCAACGTAGCGGCGAGTGGAGTGCCGGTTGGTTTTCGAATATTGATAGAAAACTCACCCTGGCTCAGTTCCGGTATAAGCTCCTTGCCCAGATTTATAAACAGCCACCACGAACCACAAAGTATTGAAAACGCAACAACAAGCACTGATAATTTATTTGATAGCGCAAAACCCAGGATCACCGGATAAGCCTTTGTAACCCTGCTGAAAACAGCGTCAAACACGAAGATCAATGGGTAGAGTAGTATATGAAGAATTTTTGATGGCAGGGAAGAGCCGCCCACAGCAGAATCTTGTTGTTCTTTTTTTTGAACACCTTCACTCCTTCTTCGCCTGATACTCACGGATGACAGCGTCGGAATCAGCGTAATAGCAACAATAAGTGAGATCAGGAGTGAGTAGGTAACGGTGAGCGCCTGATCATTGAACAATTGACCGGCTATACCTTTAACAAAAATTATGGGAATAAAGACACATATAGTTGTAAGAGTAGAAGCAATTACGGCCCTGCCAACTTCACTCGCACCCTTCCTGGCAGATTCAATTGAATTCTGCCCACTTTTATGATACCTGTCTATACTTTCCAGTACAACTATCGCATTATCCACAAGCATCCCGATGCCAAGAGCCAGACCACCTAATGACATTATATTCAACGATACTCCGGATATATACATGAAGAAGAATGTAGATATAATGGAAATAGGAATTGCAAGTCCGATAATCAACGTACTTTTGATACTTCTGAGAAATAAGAAGAGGACTATTACGGCCAAAACACCACCCCAGAGAGCGGTGGAAATTACCTCTTTTATTGAACTTTCAATAAATTTGGATTGGTCGAATGTTATATCCAATCTAATTGAATCTGAAAACTTTCTCAGCTTTTTTTCTATTCCACCCAAACGCCCCTTAACTAATCTAGCTACTGTCACTGTATTTGCGTCAGCTTCCTTAAATATAGCAACTTCAACGCTCTCTTTTCCGTTTACTCTGGTTATCACATCACGTTCTTTATGACTTTTGCTTACACTTCCAATATCTTTTACCTTAATAGCAACACTGTCTTTAAAATCGATGACAATCTCATTTATCTCTTCCACCTGCCTGAACTCATTAAATGTCCTTACGATATATTCAACCTCCCCCTCCTTAATGTTCCCGGCGGTAAGGTTGATATTCTCTTCACTGAGACGCTCAACAACCTGTGAAATCGGTATACCCAGGTTTGCTAACCTGGACCTCTCCAGGTCAACATGTATCTCCTCTTCAAGCCCACCACTCACTCTTACAGCAGCAACACCACCGACACTCTCTGCTCCTGTTATTCCACTCTCTACCGACAAACCCTCTAGTACCGGTTTGAGTTCATCTTCGGCCAGAATACGAAGTAAAATGAGGTCCTCACCACCATAAAGAGATAGCCTCATAACAGGGTCAAGAGATGGGTCAAAACGCATAAGTACAGGTCTTTCGGCATCGTCAGGCAAGTCTATCAGATCCAACTTCTCACGTACATCCATCGAAGCAAAGTCCATATTGGTTTTCCACGCGAACTCAACTACCACTTCAGAGACATCCGACCTGGATCTGGAACTTACACGTACAACATCCGAAATCACACTCACCGCGTCTTCAATCGGCTTTGAAATAATATTCTCAATTTCACTGGGGGCCGCTCCGAGATACTCGGTGCGCACTGTAAGTGTCGGGTATGAAATATCCGGCAGCAGGTTTATTGGCAGTCGCTTATAAGATATTAATCCGAAGATAACGAGAGTGGTCATCAACATTACAACAGTAACCCGTCTTGTTATTGAAAATTCAACAATCTTCATGTCTTACAACCGTTCCTCTCAATGTTAGTAAACAGAAAAACCCTTAAGCTCCGATGACATGAAAGGATACACAGTTTTTAATTGTACCAGCCCGGCCAACAAATCGATGCCCGTGCGTTTTAGTT is a genomic window containing:
- a CDS encoding secondary thiamine-phosphate synthase enzyme YjbQ, with the protein product MKSYRKELSFNVTKRREFINITPEVNSCLKQSGIREGLVLVNAMHITASVFINDDESGLHYDYEEWLEKLAPHEPLSQYRHNNTGEDNGDAHLKRQVMGREVVVAITEGRLDFGPWEQIFYGEFDGRRRKRVLVKIIGE
- a CDS encoding SulP family inorganic anion transporter — protein: MFNVYIQRQVNIKDDLLSGLTVALALVPEAVAFSFVAGVDPLVGLYAAFIVGLITAVGGGRPGMISGATGALAVVMIELVAKNGVEYLFAAVVLMGIIQITAGILRLGKYISLVPHPVMLGFVNGLAIVIFLSQLRHFKLSGEGNVLAWMQGETLYLMIGLVVATMVIIHFLPRLTRAVPAPLIAILVISAVVIGFNVDTLQVKDMASVAGGLPQFHIPMIPLNWHTLSVIWPYSLILAAIGLLESLMTLSLVDEITETRGQSNRECFGQGIANVVAGFFGTMGGCAMIGQSMINVNSGGRGRLSGISAAIFLLLCILFGSKYIEMIPLAALVGVMFMVVLSTFEWSCIRIVHKMPRADAFVLVLVSGVTVFTDLAIAVAAGVIVSALVFAWKSGKTIQLNLLVETPRLCVYGLSGPLFFGSVRKFLESFDPHKDPDNVVIDFRHSKVCDQSGLEAIKSLSDRYFNIGKRLHLKHLSDECRSFLKSMEVFVGVNVIKKPQFRMVQSHERLSLALPETEP
- a CDS encoding PASTA domain-containing protein, with amino-acid sequence MALKTDTDGDGVTDGIDINPCKGGNIIDCDDNCKDIPNPTQEDLDNDGVGDVCEIIIVPDVIGLSEADAEAAITGVGLIVGAKTPGLNENEKYDKVVSQNPAPGTEVFGSTQVDIEFSVVLIIVVPDVTGMEQGEAEETITGSDLTVGTVTIGYSEVVPKDHVISQYPLAGTIAEVGDTVSLVISAVSEIRTVPLLEGQCQIDAIETILSEAELVLGTIDTQYSDTVPADCVISQDPGPGTEVTVGSEVHITISIGQAPVAVPVVTELTLSEAQEVINAARLVIGSVSTAMSNTIPVGQIMGQTPVGGTEVTVGSAVDLVISYDTNYEDGKGWRRKGFDPGGTSNYPFDASPNPGGLNLLWQKPDLNNSVVLTSDLNGDEVLDIVASDGTVLVAYDGQGIELWKQQTSPRLCYIGDIDGDLQPEVFVTYKDNENHLKVTYTIRMEHLIRPWIEDKADLIAI
- a CDS encoding VCBS repeat-containing protein, giving the protein MRRYCLEGHDSVYYTGIQHLYNVSTTGEMLSSWQGSANGWFPLGTVINDINNDGIKEIAMSAYDSETVSIIDSSSFTTTVEEYGIGRVIGSTDFDGDGKDEIIVHQSSSGDIRVLNGEDLSEIGKWNVGEFFPMKSNTDFLNRFAISDVTGNGKLELIIGSNNGIYALESSSVMPDLPPIQDLRARAKSGKVQILWTPVPGAEHYMIYRKNGNEDYELIKDEHFTDYCAYVDINLTNGVEYCYKVLYVNDKGQKSLVSNETCATPGARRRRRR
- a CDS encoding antitoxin, whose protein sequence is MKTAKLFMNGRSQAVRLPKSCRLDGTEVFIKKTAEGILLIPKDQSVWETWEQNLQKYNDSFMEERNQPTSQQKRKEIDALFD
- the vapC gene encoding type II toxin-antitoxin system tRNA(fMet)-specific endonuclease VapC; amino-acid sequence: MRYLIDTNICIYLMNQRPLHLIQKLKQFPIGDIGISSITLAELQYGVSKSKKKEKNQTRLNEFLIPFEILPFDERHTITYGEIRSQLEKTGKIIGPLDLLIAAHSLTEQLVLITNNDKEFKRVKGLNIENWTK
- a CDS encoding class I SAM-dependent methyltransferase; translation: MEEHNKDIVASQYEKWVYPEPVKDLAEERAKGRADATSVRMVHLMYWPDGSYLKRYNKKLDILIAGCGANAAARFAYEHPRSTVTGIDLSTASLKHEEFLKEKHGLTNLTLHQMRIESVSELGQEFDFIESSGVLHHLPDPQAGLASLKSVLKPDGVMALMLYGLYGRAGTYMLQSLFHQLGFEQGDEDVQSVKQALQDLHPQHLAHHYIDNNSDMRFDAGIVDSFLHGMDRPYTVQDCLEFVEHGGMVFRGWINRYDYYPEGQIPESSPLFSRIQSLPEEDIWKVMELLHSQIRMHLFYVGKKEVLPESYIIDFDGPRFPDIIPHQRIHEFTAADPAADKPAMITRKPYPPVSLNESQTGIFHLFNGKNTVKEIVSNCGVRETEENLTLFIRNFLLSLWRMGHVYIQIPEV
- a CDS encoding efflux RND transporter permease subunit — protein: MKIVEFSITRRVTVVMLMTTLVIFGLISYKRLPINLLPDISYPTLTVRTEYLGAAPSEIENIISKPIEDAVSVISDVVRVSSRSRSDVSEVVVEFAWKTNMDFASMDVREKLDLIDLPDDAERPVLMRFDPSLDPVMRLSLYGGEDLILLRILAEDELKPVLEGLSVESGITGAESVGGVAAVRVSGGLEEEIHVDLERSRLANLGIPISQVVERLSEENINLTAGNIKEGEVEYIVRTFNEFRQVEEINEIVIDFKDSVAIKVKDIGSVSKSHKERDVITRVNGKESVEVAIFKEADANTVTVARLVKGRLGGIEKKLRKFSDSIRLDITFDQSKFIESSIKEVISTALWGGVLAVIVLFLFLRSIKSTLIIGLAIPISIISTFFFMYISGVSLNIMSLGGLALGIGMLVDNAIVVLESIDRYHKSGQNSIESARKGASEVGRAVIASTLTTICVFIPIIFVKGIAGQLFNDQALTVTYSLLISLIVAITLIPTLSSVSIRRRRSEGVQKKEQQDSAVGGSSLPSKILHILLYPLIFVFDAVFSRVTKAYPVILGFALSNKLSVLVVAFSILCGSWWLFINLGKELIPELSQGEFSINIRKPTGTPLAATLIAVKEIEEVVSNDPEIEKIYTISGSTSQAGGTIAEERENVGEINISLREKSNRRLEEDVMARLRERLKPLPAVEYKFLRPTYFSYATPIEVEIKGYNLNVIERLSESVMDEMEEVEGLADIKSTIEEGIPEVQIIFDRQKLSQLGLNLNTIANNVRDTVLGNVSTEFSKRDRKIDIRVRARKKDIGSVEDLENLVVNPEGERPILLASVAAITVKKSPGEIRRLNQERVAIVSANLVGRDLRSSVTDIEDKILNIRTPDGYEICVSGQSREMLVAFSSMTFAILLAVFLVYIVMASQFESLLNPLVILFTIPFAMVGVAMALFITAKPVSVIVLIGVVMLAGIVVNNAIILVDCINSRINEGMPRREAIIEGGKIRLRPIMMTTTTTILGLLPLALGMGEGAELRMPMGITVIGGLLFSTLLTLILIPVVYDIVEKIKESVWKGQLYGRT